One segment of Rhodopirellula baltica SH 1 DNA contains the following:
- a CDS encoding transglutaminase-like domain-containing protein — protein MTESKKQMTRRTCLRSLVGSGTGAIVTGSVLPVGRLFGQEGLSSPDSENAAQAPLDGSSVAATQLDLTVPQTTRWLLGVNIDTPVTITSGLATFPVFMDWPEQTVSITDRTVDGRIGNVAVRELDGARQVVVTIPRLTSGGSVQVELEMEVVRKPIVAPTETNDLIVPARLPREMRSYMGNSPMIDSSHPSIRALSRELAGDAPESDWKKVRQIYDVVRDKVRYQEGPIRDASDALKTGVGDCEDMTSLFVALCRNAGIPARMVWIPGHCYPEFYLEPKDAKPERGELAGTWYPCQAAGTEQFGGMLEARPVLQKGDRFRVPEQRTPVRYVAEFFRCDRQGSKAPRVEFIRKPA, from the coding sequence ATGACTGAATCAAAGAAACAAATGACTCGTCGAACGTGTTTACGATCTCTCGTTGGCTCGGGAACCGGCGCGATCGTTACCGGATCGGTTCTGCCAGTTGGCCGCTTGTTTGGCCAAGAAGGTTTGTCCAGCCCGGATAGTGAAAACGCAGCTCAGGCTCCGTTGGATGGATCGTCCGTTGCAGCGACGCAACTCGATTTGACGGTGCCGCAGACGACACGCTGGCTTTTGGGGGTGAACATCGACACGCCGGTGACCATCACGTCGGGGCTGGCAACGTTCCCGGTGTTCATGGATTGGCCGGAGCAAACCGTGTCGATCACCGACCGGACGGTGGATGGTCGTATTGGCAACGTCGCCGTTCGCGAACTGGATGGAGCACGGCAGGTTGTCGTTACGATTCCGCGGTTGACGTCTGGAGGTTCGGTTCAAGTCGAATTGGAAATGGAGGTCGTTCGGAAGCCGATTGTGGCTCCCACCGAAACGAACGATCTGATCGTTCCGGCGCGTTTGCCTCGCGAGATGCGATCGTACATGGGGAACAGCCCGATGATCGATTCATCGCATCCTTCCATCCGGGCTTTGTCTCGTGAGTTGGCTGGCGATGCGCCGGAGAGTGATTGGAAAAAGGTGCGTCAGATTTACGATGTGGTCCGTGACAAAGTGCGATATCAAGAAGGCCCGATTCGAGACGCGTCGGATGCGCTCAAAACCGGCGTGGGCGATTGCGAAGACATGACCAGTTTATTTGTGGCGTTGTGTCGCAACGCTGGCATTCCAGCGCGGATGGTTTGGATTCCGGGGCACTGTTATCCGGAGTTCTATTTGGAGCCGAAGGATGCCAAGCCCGAACGCGGCGAATTGGCGGGGACTTGGTACCCATGTCAGGCCGCTGGGACCGAGCAATTCGGCGGGATGCTAGAGGCGCGTCCGGTTCTGCAGAAGGGGGATCGATTCCGCGTGCCAGAGCAGCGGACCCCGGTTCGATACGTCGCGGAGTTTTTTCGGTGCGATCGTCAAGGATCCAAGGCGCCGCGGGTGGAGTTTATTCGCAAGCCGGCATGA
- a CDS encoding dihydroorotate dehydrogenase electron transfer subunit yields MSNLHAAHYADAMVRVDAPLIRNEAIAENTHLLRVAAPEIARSFRPGQFVMIRMTGVNAPLIGRAFAIYDVHAGADGQPESIDLIYLRKGALTVPLSEAPVGTMVTVWGPLGNGFDDRPCDRLIMAVGGIGQTPMLAAGRDATQRGWAKKVELIYGARRASLLAGVDDFRSAGFEVTTCTDDGSEGRAARVPDVLADRLQSLQNESPGTRIRVITCGPEIMMEKSSEVCERLGVDCQVSMETPMACGIGICFSCVAKVKQDDGEWDYKRTCVEGPIFDACKIVWD; encoded by the coding sequence ATGTCTAATTTGCACGCTGCCCATTACGCCGACGCGATGGTGCGTGTCGATGCACCGCTGATTCGCAATGAAGCCATCGCGGAGAACACTCATTTGCTTCGAGTGGCGGCACCGGAAATCGCACGGTCTTTCCGCCCCGGGCAGTTTGTCATGATCCGAATGACGGGCGTTAACGCACCGTTGATTGGGCGAGCTTTCGCGATCTATGACGTGCATGCGGGCGCCGATGGCCAGCCCGAATCGATCGATTTGATCTATCTCCGCAAAGGTGCGCTCACGGTTCCGTTGTCGGAGGCTCCCGTCGGGACGATGGTGACCGTTTGGGGGCCGCTCGGGAACGGGTTCGACGATCGACCTTGCGACCGATTGATCATGGCGGTTGGCGGAATCGGCCAAACCCCAATGCTCGCCGCGGGGCGCGATGCGACGCAGCGTGGTTGGGCAAAGAAAGTGGAGCTGATCTACGGAGCTCGCCGTGCGTCTTTGTTGGCGGGCGTCGACGATTTTCGATCGGCTGGATTTGAAGTGACGACCTGCACGGATGATGGATCCGAAGGTCGCGCCGCACGTGTGCCCGATGTGCTGGCTGATCGTTTGCAATCGCTTCAGAACGAAAGCCCCGGGACTCGCATTCGTGTGATCACTTGCGGACCAGAGATCATGATGGAAAAGTCGTCTGAGGTTTGCGAGCGTCTGGGGGTCGATTGCCAAGTGTCGATGGAGACACCGATGGCGTGCGGCATCGGGATCTGTTTCTCATGCGTTGCCAAGGTCAAGCAAGACGATGGCGAGTGGGATTACAAACGCACTTGCGTGGAAGGCCCGATCTTCGACGCCTGCAAGATCGTTTGGGACTGA
- a CDS encoding helix-turn-helix transcriptional regulator yields the protein MARNEQLIRQHKLLQLLEDSRFGRTLDELRGDLILDLGLSTLHTRTVRRDVEALQGAGYDIQNEVLERGRIYRLGRNHTAVHEIAFSATELIALSIGRELLYPLMGTQYWQGIETFWNKVQEAIPEGVYEHYQRYRKVLYVSGTPSKTYEAQSGMLKTINRAILEHRVVEIKYKPIGREASVRQIEPYGLAVHQNSIYVVAAAPEVTDESERLRNWKLDRFTQATVLDDYFKPDPKINLNEFLGKSIGIFSGDSSTPVKIRLGNRSASYLREDPWHPEQKLEPIDVDDPASDTILTVPASHPRELLPKVLALGSDAEVLEPAEYREAVADVIQKLAQTYKG from the coding sequence GTGGCACGCAACGAACAACTGATTCGCCAACACAAACTCCTGCAACTCCTCGAAGACTCTCGCTTTGGTCGAACCCTGGACGAACTGCGTGGTGACCTGATCCTGGACCTGGGGCTGTCGACGCTGCACACCCGCACGGTCCGCCGCGACGTTGAGGCACTGCAAGGGGCGGGCTACGACATTCAAAACGAGGTCCTGGAACGCGGCCGCATCTATCGCCTCGGTCGCAACCACACCGCGGTCCACGAAATCGCGTTCTCGGCAACCGAACTGATCGCGCTCTCAATCGGTCGCGAACTTCTTTACCCGTTGATGGGAACCCAGTACTGGCAGGGTATCGAGACGTTCTGGAACAAGGTCCAAGAAGCGATCCCCGAAGGCGTCTACGAACACTACCAGCGATACCGGAAAGTTCTCTACGTTTCTGGCACCCCCAGTAAAACGTACGAAGCACAATCGGGAATGCTGAAGACGATCAACCGCGCCATCTTGGAACATCGCGTTGTCGAGATCAAATACAAACCGATCGGTCGCGAAGCATCCGTGCGGCAGATCGAACCCTATGGCTTAGCCGTTCACCAAAACAGCATCTACGTGGTCGCCGCGGCCCCCGAAGTCACCGACGAATCCGAACGACTCCGCAATTGGAAGCTCGATCGATTCACGCAGGCCACCGTCCTGGACGACTACTTCAAACCCGACCCAAAGATTAACCTGAATGAGTTTCTGGGAAAGAGCATCGGCATCTTCTCGGGCGACAGCAGCACTCCGGTCAAAATCCGACTGGGCAACCGATCCGCGTCGTACCTTCGCGAAGACCCTTGGCACCCGGAACAAAAACTGGAACCAATCGATGTCGACGACCCAGCCTCCGATACAATCCTGACCGTCCCCGCATCGCATCCTCGCGAATTGCTACCGAAGGTGCTTGCCCTGGGCAGCGACGCGGAAGTCCTGGAACCGGCTGAATACAGAGAGGCCGTTGCCGACGTCATCCAAAAGCTCGCGCAAACCTACAAAGGCTAG